A window of the Sneathiella sp. P13V-1 genome harbors these coding sequences:
- the tsf gene encoding translation elongation factor Ts — protein MSAITASLVKELREKSGAGMMDCKKALTEANGDLDAAIDWLRTKGLATASKKSGRVAAEGLVAVKTEGTTGAIVEVNAETDFVGRNEDFQKLVGDIASVVASVGDDLDAVKAAAYPGSSDTVEATLTNAIATIGENMSLRRAQALTVSNGVVASYIHNAVTDGLGKIGILVALESEGDADRLTALGKQLAMHIAATNPQSISVDDLDQSLVERERQVLSDQARESGKPEEIIAKMVEGRINKFYQDVVLLKQTFVIDGENTVEKAIDLVAKEIGSPIKLTAMVRFAVGEGIEKEESDFAAEVAAAVSS, from the coding sequence ATGTCTGCTATTACCGCTTCATTGGTAAAAGAACTGCGCGAGAAATCCGGCGCAGGCATGATGGATTGTAAAAAAGCCCTGACAGAAGCCAACGGTGATCTGGATGCGGCTATCGACTGGCTGCGCACAAAGGGTCTGGCGACTGCTTCCAAGAAGTCTGGCCGTGTTGCTGCGGAAGGTCTGGTTGCTGTTAAAACTGAAGGCACGACAGGTGCTATCGTAGAAGTAAACGCAGAAACAGATTTTGTTGGTCGTAACGAAGACTTCCAGAAACTGGTTGGCGATATTGCTTCTGTTGTTGCATCTGTTGGTGATGATCTGGACGCTGTTAAGGCAGCTGCATACCCAGGGTCATCCGATACAGTCGAAGCTACTCTGACAAACGCAATTGCAACAATCGGCGAAAACATGTCTCTTCGTCGTGCGCAGGCGCTGACAGTTAGTAACGGTGTGGTTGCTTCCTATATCCACAACGCAGTAACCGATGGCCTTGGCAAGATCGGTATCCTGGTTGCTTTGGAATCAGAAGGTGATGCAGATCGCCTAACTGCTCTGGGTAAACAACTTGCCATGCATATCGCGGCGACAAACCCACAGTCTATCAGTGTTGATGACCTCGATCAGAGCTTGGTTGAACGTGAACGTCAGGTGTTGAGCGATCAGGCTCGTGAATCTGGTAAGCCAGAAGAAATCATCGCGAAAATGGTCGAAGGCCGTATCAACAAATTCTATCAGGACGTTGTTCTGCTGAAGCAGACATTCGTTATTGACGGTGAAAATACTGTCGAAAAAGCCATTGACCTTGTCGCAAAAGAAATCGGTAGCCCAATTAAATTGACGGCTATGGTTCGTTTTGCTGTTGGTGAAGGTATCGAAAAAGAAGAATCAGATTTTGCTGCTGAAGTTGCTGCTGCGGTTAGCAGCTAA
- a CDS encoding 1-deoxy-D-xylulose-5-phosphate reductoisomerase, producing the protein MTDVIEFSKEVADIGGKPRRISILGATGSIGCSTIKLIEEKPSDFDVAFLTAYSNVEALAEQAIKLSAELAVIGDESKLGELEALLAGSNVEAAAGESALIDAASEPVDWTMSAIVGAAGLAPTLASIKSGNTVALANKESLVCAGDLVLDQVRKSGATLLPVDSEHNAIFQVFEGEQQSTVERIILTASGGPFHGKSRDFMEKVTPDQALAHPNWDMGAKISIDSATMMNKGLELIEAYFLFPVEKNQIDIIVHPQSIIHSMVEYRDGSVLAQMGAPDMRTPISYTLGWPHRHPFKADRLNLAEIGSLSFFDPDEDLFPALRLAREALQAGGSAPAILNAANEIAVEAFLKNRIGFLEIATIVDKVLQVADIRELSNLDEVIEVDQRARDNALELLSSV; encoded by the coding sequence ATGACGGATGTCATAGAGTTTTCGAAGGAAGTAGCAGATATTGGAGGCAAGCCGAGAAGGATAAGTATTCTTGGAGCGACTGGATCTATTGGTTGCAGCACCATTAAACTCATCGAAGAAAAGCCATCTGATTTTGATGTTGCTTTCTTAACAGCGTATTCCAATGTGGAAGCTCTAGCTGAGCAAGCTATCAAGCTTTCTGCGGAATTGGCCGTTATTGGGGATGAGAGCAAGTTGGGCGAATTGGAAGCCCTGCTTGCAGGAAGTAACGTGGAAGCAGCAGCCGGTGAGTCAGCGTTGATAGATGCGGCGTCAGAACCTGTCGACTGGACGATGTCTGCGATTGTAGGGGCAGCAGGTTTGGCCCCAACACTCGCAAGCATTAAATCCGGGAACACTGTTGCATTGGCGAATAAAGAGTCTCTTGTATGTGCCGGAGATCTGGTTCTTGATCAAGTTAGAAAAAGCGGCGCGACTTTGTTACCAGTAGATAGCGAACACAATGCTATTTTTCAGGTTTTTGAAGGTGAGCAACAAAGTACTGTAGAACGCATTATTCTAACGGCTTCAGGCGGACCTTTTCATGGGAAAAGTCGCGACTTTATGGAAAAGGTTACCCCTGATCAGGCCTTAGCTCATCCCAATTGGGATATGGGAGCGAAGATCTCAATTGACTCTGCAACCATGATGAATAAAGGGTTAGAGCTTATAGAAGCCTATTTTCTTTTCCCGGTTGAGAAAAATCAAATTGATATCATTGTTCACCCGCAATCCATTATTCACAGTATGGTTGAGTATCGGGACGGGTCGGTATTGGCGCAGATGGGCGCACCTGATATGCGCACCCCAATATCTTACACATTAGGATGGCCACATAGGCACCCTTTTAAAGCTGATCGGCTCAACTTGGCGGAAATTGGGTCTTTGTCCTTTTTTGATCCAGATGAAGATCTTTTTCCTGCGTTAAGACTTGCAAGAGAAGCCCTGCAAGCGGGAGGGAGTGCCCCTGCTATTTTGAATGCTGCAAACGAAATTGCTGTTGAGGCTTTCTTGAAGAACAGGATCGGATTTCTTGAAATCGCCACAATCGTCGATAAAGTTCTTCAGGTTGCGGACATACGTGAATTATCAAACTTGGATGAAGTGATTGAAGTTGATCAGCGGGCGCGCGATAATGCGCTCGAATTGCTGAGCAGCGTATAA
- a CDS encoding isoprenyl transferase — MEVVGKKDLLPEAPKHIAIIMDGNGRWAGKRAMSRLKGHEQGAKAVREVIKGCRELGIPYLTLFAFSSENWRRPKEEVNHLMGLFKFFFNKEINELVDAGVKVDFIGNISKLPDDVQKLSKELVERTSHNSALTLTIALSYGGRAEIVESAVRLAEDIASGKVSAADLSEGSFEGYLETKDIPDPDMIIRTSGEKRLSNFLLWQSAYSELIFQDVLWPDYTRNDLQDAINEFYSRNRRYGAVSG; from the coding sequence ATGGAAGTTGTCGGAAAGAAAGATCTGTTACCTGAGGCGCCAAAGCACATTGCCATCATTATGGATGGCAATGGACGCTGGGCAGGCAAACGGGCCATGTCGCGCCTTAAAGGGCATGAACAGGGGGCAAAAGCTGTTCGTGAGGTGATCAAGGGTTGTCGTGAATTGGGCATTCCTTATCTGACACTTTTTGCATTCTCTTCTGAGAATTGGAGAAGACCAAAAGAGGAAGTTAATCACCTGATGGGGTTGTTTAAATTCTTCTTCAACAAAGAAATCAATGAACTTGTTGATGCTGGTGTAAAAGTTGATTTTATCGGCAATATCAGCAAGTTGCCAGATGATGTTCAAAAATTGTCGAAAGAACTGGTTGAAAGAACGTCACATAATTCTGCGCTCACTTTGACAATCGCATTAAGTTATGGCGGCCGCGCTGAAATTGTTGAATCAGCGGTGCGGTTGGCTGAGGATATCGCGTCTGGAAAAGTTTCCGCCGCTGATCTATCAGAAGGCTCGTTCGAGGGTTATTTGGAAACAAAAGATATTCCCGATCCTGACATGATTATCAGAACCAGCGGAGAGAAGAGGCTCAGTAATTTCCTTTTGTGGCAATCGGCTTATTCCGAATTGATTTTTCAAGACGTGTTGTGGCCAGACTACACAAGGAATGATCTTCAGGATGCAATTAACGAGTTTTATTCACGAAACCGACGTTACGGGGCTGTAAGTGGCTAA
- the rpsB gene encoding 30S ribosomal protein S2, translating into MSLPTFTMRQLLEAGVHFGHQARRWNPKMGPYIFGKRNNIHIMDLQQTVPMLHHALKAVRDTVSGGGRVLFVGTKRQASEVVAESAKQCAQFYVNHRWLGGMLTNWKTVSESIKRLRKVDELLSSDAQGLTKKEILKLTRERDKLELALGGIKDMGGLPNIIVVIDTNKEELAVKEANKLGIPVVAILDSNSDPAGIDYPIPGNDDALRAINLYCDLFKQAVLDGISEEMAASGADLGEAVEPEMEQLAAAEEAPAEEVAEAASE; encoded by the coding sequence ATGTCACTGCCAACCTTTACTATGCGTCAGCTACTTGAAGCTGGTGTACACTTTGGCCACCAGGCCCGCCGTTGGAACCCAAAAATGGGCCCTTACATTTTCGGTAAACGCAACAATATCCACATCATGGATCTTCAGCAGACAGTTCCAATGCTGCACCACGCACTGAAAGCAGTTCGTGACACAGTATCTGGTGGCGGTCGTGTTCTGTTCGTTGGTACGAAACGTCAGGCATCTGAAGTTGTTGCTGAAAGCGCAAAACAGTGCGCGCAGTTCTACGTAAACCACCGTTGGCTCGGCGGTATGCTGACAAACTGGAAAACTGTTTCAGAATCCATCAAACGTCTTCGCAAAGTCGATGAGCTGCTGTCTTCTGACGCACAGGGCTTGACCAAGAAAGAAATCCTGAAGCTGACACGTGAGCGTGACAAGCTGGAACTGGCTCTTGGCGGTATTAAAGATATGGGCGGTCTGCCTAATATCATCGTTGTGATCGACACAAACAAAGAAGAACTGGCTGTTAAAGAAGCAAACAAACTGGGTATCCCTGTTGTTGCTATTCTCGACAGTAACTCTGATCCTGCTGGTATCGATTATCCAATTCCAGGTAACGACGATGCTCTGCGTGCGATCAACCTTTATTGTGATCTGTTCAAACAGGCTGTTCTGGACGGTATCTCCGAAGAAATGGCTGCATCTGGCGCCGATCTTGGTGAAGCTGTTGAACCAGAAATGGAACAGCTGGCTGCTGCAGAAGAAGCTCCAGCCGAAGAAGTTGCAGAAGCTGCTTCAGAGTAA
- the frr gene encoding ribosome recycling factor — protein MAAPDYKDLEKRMNGAVEALKTEFAGLRTGRAHVSLLEPVTVESYGAQMPLQQVGTVSAPEARMLAVSVWDKSNVAAVEKGIRNSGLGLNPVVDGMTVRVPIPELTEERRVDLAKVASGYAEQAKVAVRNVRRHGIDDAKAAEKDGDFSKDDVKKAEDDIQKLTDTYVKKVDEILSEKQAEIMQV, from the coding sequence ATGGCAGCGCCAGATTATAAAGACCTAGAAAAACGTATGAACGGAGCCGTGGAAGCACTAAAGACCGAATTTGCCGGCCTTCGTACCGGTCGTGCTCATGTGAGCTTGCTTGAGCCGGTCACGGTAGAGTCTTATGGTGCACAGATGCCATTGCAACAGGTTGGTACTGTAAGTGCGCCTGAAGCGCGGATGCTTGCGGTTTCAGTATGGGACAAGAGTAATGTGGCTGCCGTTGAAAAAGGTATTCGCAACTCAGGTCTGGGGCTAAACCCGGTTGTTGATGGCATGACGGTTCGTGTTCCTATTCCGGAGCTTACGGAAGAACGTCGTGTTGATTTGGCTAAAGTTGCAAGTGGCTATGCTGAGCAGGCAAAAGTGGCTGTTAGAAATGTACGCCGTCACGGAATTGATGATGCGAAAGCAGCCGAAAAAGACGGTGACTTTTCAAAAGATGATGTGAAGAAAGCTGAAGATGATATTCAGAAGCTAACTGACACTTATGTTAAAAAAGTCGACGAAATCCTGAGCGAAAAACAAGCTGAAATTATGCAGGTCTGA
- a CDS encoding phosphatidate cytidylyltransferase — protein MAKSNLSSLQLRIISALILAPIAVGAVYLGGVWFALFLAISVAGMSWEWCKTSFQKNRSSYTLLVSIWLVVALYFAFEGFLEASLLGVVVASAALMGLTWFRKEEREWKGGFLGPIYIGIPAICLLELRGNEDIGMFWTLALFLIVWATDIGAFFVGRGIGGAKIATSISPNKTWAGLIGGALCAGFTAILVNEHLLTLEVPAHILAISGALIAVLAQVGDFTESGWKRYFDIKDASNLIPGHGGILDRLDGVLFAAPALYFLKNIVGS, from the coding sequence GTGGCTAAATCCAATCTTTCTTCCTTGCAACTTCGAATTATTTCAGCCTTGATTTTGGCCCCGATTGCAGTTGGGGCCGTTTATTTAGGAGGCGTCTGGTTTGCTCTATTTCTTGCTATTTCAGTGGCGGGGATGAGTTGGGAATGGTGCAAGACTTCTTTTCAGAAAAACCGGTCGAGTTACACCCTTCTCGTTTCAATCTGGCTTGTCGTGGCGCTTTATTTTGCGTTTGAAGGTTTTCTTGAAGCGAGCCTTTTAGGTGTAGTTGTCGCATCTGCGGCTTTGATGGGACTTACCTGGTTCCGCAAAGAGGAACGCGAGTGGAAAGGCGGTTTTCTGGGGCCAATTTATATCGGAATACCCGCAATATGCCTTCTCGAGCTCAGAGGTAATGAAGATATCGGAATGTTCTGGACACTGGCTTTGTTCCTGATCGTCTGGGCGACAGATATCGGAGCCTTTTTTGTTGGTCGAGGTATCGGGGGCGCAAAAATCGCCACTTCTATAAGCCCCAACAAAACCTGGGCAGGATTAATCGGGGGTGCGCTTTGTGCAGGTTTCACAGCAATTTTGGTGAATGAGCATCTATTGACGCTAGAGGTTCCGGCTCATATTCTCGCTATCTCCGGTGCGCTGATAGCGGTTTTGGCCCAAGTAGGCGATTTTACCGAGTCAGGTTGGAAGCGTTACTTTGACATCAAGGATGCCAGTAACCTAATCCCGGGACATGGTGGCATTCTAGATCGTCTCGATGGGGTGCTATTTGCTGCGCCTGCACTATATTTCCTGAAAAACATAGTTGGTAGTTGA
- the dnaE gene encoding DNA polymerase III subunit alpha: MGQLKSLLENRSMSHAGFVHLRVHTAYSLSEGAIPVKMLADLCLDNKMPAVAITDTSNLFGSLEISLTLPGKGIQPIIGCQIALTSIEPIERNGRRPEPTPVVLLSQNDTGYYNLLKLSSHAYLKTEAGETAQVPIDVLEKHSEGVICLTGGAEGPIGRLILKEHNDEAVQMLLRLKKAFDQRLYMEIQRHGTEAEQGTEPRFLELAYEHDIPLVATNECFFPKRDMYDAHDALLCIASGSYVGELERPRRTPEHYFKSAEEMRELFHDLPEAIDNTVVIAQRCAVLSPTRPPILPAFTSGEGRNEADELRALAEKGLHMRLETAVFTDDMDEAAREEKGKEYWERLEFELGVIIQMGFPGYFLIVSDFIQWSKDHDIPVGPGRGSGAGSLVAWVLTITDLDPLRFGLLFERFLNPERVSMPDFDIDFCQDKRGEVIRYVQDKYGHDQVAQIITFGKLQAKAAIRDVGRVLQMPYGQVDRISKLIPSNPANPMSLQEALDTEVPLREAQRNDPEVARLIEIALQLEGLYRHASTHAAGVVIGDRELDELVPLYRDPRSDMPVTQYSMKYVETAGLVKFDFLGLKTLTVLDRAKDLIAKRGIDIDFSAIPLDDKATFELLSRGDTVGVFQLESSGMRDMLRKMRPDAFEDIIAIVALYRPGPMENIPTYIRCKHGEEEPNLLHPKLEHILEETNGVIIYQEQVMEIAKVLAGYSLGEADLLRRAMGKKIKEEMDKQRARFCEGAEEQGVDPKQASHIFDLVAKFASYGFNKSHAAAYALVSYHTAYLKANYPVEFMAASMSLDINNTDKLNIFRQDLEQMKIPLYPPCLNHSDVEFNVEFEGEKGAVRYALAAVKNVGRDAMAGIVKEREENGAFKDIFDFSSRLNPKHLNKRQAENLTRAGAFDALHGDRAQVFASLENLIRHAQQMEEERGSGQVNLFGGSEVEASVAPVLVKSSRWTSMEQLKQEFDAVGFYLSGHPLDAYAKTLDKAGVRSSSSYMASLSAADSAAKLAGTIMGKRQIKTKKGKALAFVQLSDASGAFEVTLFEETLMQCREILEVGNSVVVSVVGHMDVENEQPRVTANSVQRLEYVASQTGDGVRIFMDDDNPITQIAEILNGAGSGRGRVAFVLNLEGENKEVELDLKNTFSISPEVRQALKYVPGVQDVHDI; this comes from the coding sequence ATGGGACAACTAAAGTCTTTACTGGAAAACAGATCCATGTCGCACGCCGGGTTCGTTCACTTAAGGGTTCACACTGCTTACTCTCTTTCAGAGGGGGCGATCCCTGTTAAGATGCTTGCGGACCTGTGTCTTGATAACAAGATGCCAGCCGTGGCGATAACGGATACCAGCAATCTTTTTGGTAGCCTGGAAATCTCCCTCACATTGCCGGGTAAGGGCATCCAGCCGATTATTGGATGTCAGATTGCCCTGACCAGTATTGAGCCGATTGAAAGAAATGGTCGTCGGCCGGAACCAACACCCGTTGTGCTGCTCTCCCAAAATGATACCGGTTATTACAATCTTCTGAAATTGTCTTCTCATGCTTACCTTAAAACGGAAGCAGGTGAGACCGCTCAGGTGCCGATTGACGTTTTAGAGAAACATTCTGAAGGTGTTATTTGCCTGACGGGTGGGGCGGAAGGTCCTATAGGTCGCCTTATCCTCAAAGAGCATAATGATGAAGCCGTCCAGATGTTGCTCCGGCTTAAAAAAGCTTTTGACCAGCGGCTCTATATGGAAATTCAGCGTCATGGCACCGAAGCGGAGCAAGGAACAGAGCCTCGTTTTCTGGAACTTGCCTATGAGCATGATATTCCTCTAGTGGCCACCAATGAATGTTTCTTCCCAAAGCGCGATATGTATGACGCACATGATGCGCTTCTTTGCATTGCTTCGGGATCCTATGTTGGGGAACTGGAACGCCCGCGCCGCACACCTGAGCATTACTTCAAATCTGCTGAAGAAATGCGGGAACTTTTCCATGATCTGCCAGAGGCCATTGATAACACCGTAGTCATTGCACAGCGCTGCGCCGTTTTATCCCCGACACGACCACCAATTTTGCCCGCTTTTACATCAGGTGAAGGTCGTAATGAGGCGGATGAATTGCGAGCTTTGGCAGAAAAAGGCCTTCACATGCGCCTTGAAACCGCTGTTTTTACTGATGATATGGACGAAGCGGCAAGAGAGGAAAAAGGCAAAGAATACTGGGAGCGTCTTGAGTTTGAGCTAGGCGTCATCATTCAGATGGGGTTCCCGGGTTACTTCCTGATCGTTTCTGACTTTATCCAGTGGTCCAAAGATCATGATATTCCAGTTGGGCCTGGGCGTGGTTCCGGTGCGGGTTCTTTGGTCGCCTGGGTATTGACCATCACCGACCTTGATCCTTTGCGCTTTGGTTTGCTGTTTGAACGTTTCCTGAACCCGGAACGGGTCAGTATGCCTGACTTTGATATCGACTTCTGTCAAGATAAACGCGGCGAAGTGATCCGCTACGTTCAGGACAAATATGGTCACGATCAGGTGGCGCAGATTATCACATTCGGTAAATTGCAGGCCAAAGCGGCTATTCGTGATGTGGGCCGTGTTTTGCAAATGCCTTATGGTCAGGTGGACCGTATCAGTAAACTGATCCCCTCTAACCCTGCCAACCCCATGAGCCTTCAAGAAGCGTTGGATACGGAAGTGCCGTTGCGCGAAGCGCAGCGAAATGATCCGGAGGTTGCGCGCCTTATTGAAATTGCGTTGCAATTGGAAGGTCTTTATCGGCACGCTTCCACCCACGCTGCGGGTGTGGTGATCGGTGACCGTGAACTGGACGAGCTGGTTCCGCTTTATCGAGACCCGCGCTCAGACATGCCGGTCACACAATATTCCATGAAATATGTGGAAACCGCTGGTCTCGTGAAATTTGACTTCTTGGGACTTAAAACCCTGACCGTATTGGACAGGGCCAAGGATCTGATTGCCAAGCGGGGCATTGATATTGATTTCTCAGCTATTCCCTTGGATGACAAAGCGACGTTCGAGCTTCTTTCTCGCGGTGATACCGTAGGTGTATTCCAGTTGGAGAGTTCAGGTATGCGGGACATGCTTCGGAAGATGCGTCCCGACGCTTTTGAGGATATTATCGCGATCGTGGCGCTGTACCGTCCGGGCCCCATGGAAAACATACCCACCTATATCCGCTGTAAGCACGGGGAGGAAGAGCCAAACCTTCTTCATCCAAAGCTGGAACATATCCTGGAAGAGACCAATGGCGTGATCATCTATCAGGAGCAGGTGATGGAAATCGCCAAGGTCCTTGCTGGGTACAGCCTTGGTGAAGCGGATTTGCTCCGTCGTGCCATGGGTAAGAAGATTAAAGAGGAAATGGATAAACAGCGGGCGCGCTTCTGTGAAGGTGCGGAAGAACAGGGTGTTGATCCGAAGCAGGCTAGTCACATTTTTGACCTTGTGGCAAAGTTCGCGAGCTATGGCTTCAACAAATCACACGCGGCGGCATATGCGCTTGTGTCCTATCACACTGCTTACTTGAAAGCGAACTATCCCGTTGAGTTTATGGCAGCGTCCATGAGCCTCGATATTAATAACACAGACAAACTCAATATCTTCCGTCAAGATCTGGAACAGATGAAGATCCCTCTTTACCCTCCATGCCTCAATCATTCTGACGTGGAGTTTAATGTTGAGTTTGAAGGGGAGAAAGGCGCCGTTCGGTATGCCCTTGCTGCCGTTAAAAATGTGGGCCGCGATGCTATGGCCGGTATCGTTAAAGAGCGCGAAGAGAACGGAGCATTTAAAGACATCTTTGATTTTTCCTCCCGACTTAACCCCAAACACTTGAATAAACGTCAGGCGGAAAATCTAACGCGGGCAGGGGCGTTTGATGCATTACATGGAGATCGCGCACAGGTTTTCGCATCTTTAGAAAACCTCATTCGGCACGCGCAGCAAATGGAGGAGGAACGCGGATCAGGTCAGGTGAACTTGTTTGGTGGTTCGGAAGTTGAGGCCTCCGTTGCTCCTGTGTTGGTAAAGAGCAGTCGCTGGACATCCATGGAGCAGTTGAAGCAGGAGTTTGACGCGGTTGGTTTTTACCTGTCGGGGCACCCGTTGGACGCCTATGCAAAAACACTCGACAAGGCAGGGGTACGAAGCAGTTCATCATATATGGCGTCCTTGAGTGCCGCCGATAGTGCTGCAAAACTCGCCGGTACTATTATGGGTAAGCGCCAGATCAAAACGAAGAAGGGGAAAGCCCTTGCTTTTGTTCAGTTATCTGACGCGTCTGGCGCCTTTGAAGTAACCTTGTTCGAAGAAACGCTGATGCAATGCCGTGAAATCCTTGAGGTTGGAAATTCGGTTGTTGTGAGCGTCGTTGGGCATATGGATGTTGAAAATGAACAACCACGCGTTACCGCCAACTCTGTACAGCGTCTTGAATATGTGGCTTCTCAGACAGGAGATGGGGTGCGTATCTTTATGGATGATGACAACCCGATTACTCAGATTGCTGAAATACTGAACGGAGCGGGATCCGGGCGGGGGCGGGTTGCGTTTGTTCTTAATCTTGAGGGCGAAAACAAGGAAGTGGAACTTGATCTAAAGAATACCTTCAGCATTTCGCCAGAGGTGCGTCAGGCGCTCAAATATGTGCCTGGTGTTCAGGATGTTCACGATATCTAA
- the pyrH gene encoding UMP kinase, translating to MSKEPQYKRVLLKCSGEALLGNQQYGIDVETASRIARDVKQAHDMGVEICIVVGGGNIFRGVSGTAQGMDQANADYMGMMATVMNALALQHAIEKEGMDSRVLSAIPMATVCEPYIRRRAERHLERGRVVIFAAGTGNPFFTTDTAAALRAAEMKCDALVKGTNVDGVYDKDPKKFDDAQRFETLTHLEVIAKDLKVMDAAAISLARENNIPILVFSIHDEGSFSNVLCKEGKFTEVK from the coding sequence ATGTCGAAAGAGCCACAATACAAGCGTGTTTTGTTGAAATGCTCCGGTGAAGCATTACTAGGAAATCAGCAATATGGAATTGATGTGGAGACAGCTTCCCGAATCGCAAGAGATGTGAAACAGGCCCATGATATGGGTGTTGAAATCTGTATCGTAGTGGGCGGTGGTAACATCTTCCGTGGCGTGTCTGGTACTGCGCAAGGTATGGATCAGGCCAACGCCGATTATATGGGGATGATGGCAACCGTTATGAACGCCCTTGCCTTGCAGCACGCTATCGAGAAAGAGGGAATGGATAGTCGAGTTCTTTCCGCTATCCCAATGGCAACCGTATGTGAGCCTTATATTCGCCGTCGTGCAGAACGACATCTGGAAAGAGGTCGAGTTGTGATTTTCGCTGCTGGTACAGGGAACCCGTTCTTTACAACCGACACTGCGGCGGCTTTGCGTGCAGCTGAAATGAAATGTGATGCTTTGGTAAAAGGCACAAACGTTGACGGTGTTTACGACAAAGATCCTAAGAAATTTGATGATGCTCAACGGTTTGAAACTTTGACGCATCTGGAAGTTATTGCAAAAGACCTGAAAGTAATGGATGCCGCGGCCATTTCTTTGGCCCGTGAAAACAATATTCCGATCCTCGTCTTCTCTATTCATGATGAAGGATCATTTTCAAATGTCCTCTGTAAAGAGGGTAAATTCACTGAAGTTAAATAA
- a CDS encoding ABC transporter ATP-binding protein, whose protein sequence is MSNPVLSLQAVGRTFEQGGEKLEILQNVNLDIQPGEIVALLGQSGAGKSTLLQIAGLLEPPTVGKVIVNGQDCTQGNDKKRTETRRNDIGFVYQFHHLLPEFSALENVMMPNLISGVAKSKAKAKATELLTLMGLSHRLTHRPAKLSGGEQQRVAIARALANNPSVLLADEPTGNLDEQTSDMVFENFVNLIKSQNVGALVATHNKDLARRMDRIVHIRDHQLIAD, encoded by the coding sequence ATGAGTAATCCAGTGCTTTCTTTGCAGGCGGTTGGACGCACATTTGAGCAGGGCGGAGAGAAGCTCGAAATCCTGCAGAATGTAAATCTGGATATTCAGCCGGGTGAGATTGTCGCTTTGTTGGGACAATCTGGGGCTGGTAAATCCACCTTGTTGCAAATCGCAGGATTGCTGGAGCCACCGACGGTCGGCAAGGTGATTGTGAACGGTCAGGATTGCACGCAAGGTAACGATAAAAAACGAACCGAAACGCGGCGCAATGATATCGGTTTTGTGTATCAGTTCCACCATCTGCTACCCGAGTTTTCCGCACTGGAAAACGTCATGATGCCAAATCTGATTTCAGGGGTGGCAAAATCCAAGGCAAAAGCGAAGGCGACTGAGTTGCTGACCTTGATGGGGCTTTCTCATCGTCTAACGCATCGTCCTGCAAAACTGTCTGGCGGGGAACAACAACGTGTGGCGATTGCCCGCGCGCTTGCCAATAATCCATCTGTCCTTTTGGCGGACGAGCCAACCGGCAATCTTGATGAACAGACATCGGATATGGTGTTTGAAAATTTCGTCAACTTGATCAAAAGCCAAAACGTAGGTGCATTGGTCGCTACCCATAATAAAGATCTGGCACGCCGGATGGACCGTATTGTCCATATCCGGGATCATCAACTGATCGCAGATTAA